The Alkalihalobacillus sp. TS-13 genomic interval TTTTCGACGTCCAAGCTAAGATCTTCAAGAACAGTCAGGCTTCCATATGTTTTATTTACATTCTTCAACTCTAATGTCTTCATCATTCTTCATCTCCGCCTGCATAACGCCATTTCAACAGTCTTCTCTTGATTCCGTTAAGGACTACATGATCAAGGATAATGGCGATTGTTCCAATTGTGACTATGCTAGCCAATACACCTTCCATATCTGCAATCTCACCTGCATAACTAATCGACCAGCCGAGACCTGCTGATGCCCCACCAACCATTTCGGCAGCGATCAACGAACGCCAAGCATTCCCGAATGCAACTTGTGCACCTGTGACAAACGCTGGTAAAGTTTCCGGTGCATAGACCTTGGTGATCAATTGTCCTTTTTTAGCCCCCATCACACGTGCAAGCTCAAGATGTGTCCGATTCACCCCTTCTGTTGCATTCAAAACAGAGAGGGCCATCGGGAAGAAACTCGCGATCGTGATGACGAAAATAATCGGAAGATCTCCGAATCCAATCAAAACGACGAAAAAAGGTACCCATGTGATCGGTGGGATGGATTGTAAAATCGAAATGACACTTTTCAAGTAAACTGAGAAAGTCTTAGAAACACCACCCAATAGTCCGAGAATTGCACCTAACAAGCATGCGACCGGGTATCCCCATGCCAACCTGTATAAACTGCTCTGTAAACCATGGATGAAATCCGGATTGGAAAAGTTCCCGATGAACCTCTCCAACCCTTTAAGTACGTCTGGCATCAAAAATTCAGGTAAAATCCATGCGGCGATCTGCCAAATCAGTAAGAGGCTCCCCACCGCGGCAATATAAGGCAATGTATTTCCGAAAGGCT includes:
- a CDS encoding ABC transporter permease, encoding MKSDTIIKNKSKSFIPLQPFGNTLPYIAAVGSLLLIWQIAAWILPEFLMPDVLKGLERFIGNFSNPDFIHGLQSSLYRLAWGYPVACLLGAILGLLGGVSKTFSVYLKSVISILQSIPPITWVPFFVVLIGFGDLPIIFVITIASFFPMALSVLNATEGVNRTHLELARVMGAKKGQLITKVYAPETLPAFVTGAQVAFGNAWRSLIAAEMVGGASAGLGWSISYAGEIADMEGVLASIVTIGTIAIILDHVVLNGIKRRLLKWRYAGGDEE